The following DNA comes from Gemmatimonas sp..
CTCGATGTGGAGAGTGAACGGTTGGTGCAGGAAGCCATTGACCGGTTGCTCCAAGGGCGCACGGTCTTCGTCATTGCGCACCGTCTCGCGACCATTCAGCACGCCGATCGTATTCTGGTCCTCGATGGCGGCCGACTCGTGGAAGAAGGCGCGCACGACATGTTGTTGGCGCGCGGCGGACCCTACGCGCGGCTGCACGCGCTGCAGTTCGATCGCCGCTCCACCGACGCGGTTGTCGAGGTCGGGTAACTCTCATGCGCGTGCTGGTGGTGGCCTCCACCCCGGAGTGGACGGCTGGAGCGAGGCTCCTGGCCCAACTCGCGGCCGGTCTCGCCGCCCGCGGTGATGTGGTCGCCATGATCACCGCACTTGGCAGTGCCGCGGAGCGGGCGGTGGAGCAGGGCTGGCCGCGACTCTCGCTGCGCAGTGTGAGCGGGGCCGGTGGACTGCGGCAGGCATGGAGTCTGCGCGGAATCGTCACGGCGCTGCGCCCTGACGCGTTGCTCGTGGGCAGCGAACGCGATGCGGTGCTGGCGGCCTTCGCCATCGGCACTCGCGGTGGCATCGTGCGCCGGGTGGCGGCAGACGAGTACGTCCCGCGCCCGGGTACGGGTGCGGTTCCATCACCTGCGGCTGCAGGGGCCGCAAAGTCCGCCCCGCTGCCATGGCATGCGCGTCTCGCCCTGGCACGGACGCCCATCACGCGGTGGGGTGACACCCGCCTGGCACTCGGCTGGCCATCGCCGCCGGTGGAAGACACGGCCGCGCATGCCACGGCAATTCATCGGCTCCCGTTGACGGCGCCTGCGGTGGTGCTGGTCCCTGGGAGGTCGCACGACGAGGGCACGGCGGCGGCCCTCCGCACGCTTGCGCATCTGCGCACCCGTCGCCCGGATCTGCGTGTGCTGCTGGTCGGGGCCACCGCGGCGCTGCAAGGCACGCGACTGCATGCCGCGTCGCTCGACCTAACGGCGGCGGTGGAGATCGTGCCCGTGGAGGCGCTGTTGCATCACGAGCTGGGGTACGCGTGCGCGGCGTGGATTACGGCACCGGGCGACCACGGGGCGCTGGCGACCCTCGCGGCCATGCAGCAGCGGTTGCCCACCGTCGTGGCCGTCGATGCCCCCTCTGCCGAGCTGGTCACGCATGGGGCCACCGGCTATCATGTCGCGGCCGACAACACGGTCGTGGTGGTGGCCGAGCTCGCGCGCCTCCTGGCAGACGTGAATGCCCAACGTGCGGTGGGGGGCGCGGCCGCCGCCCGGGCGGCTCGCGAGTTCGGCTGGGACGCTCTTGTGGACGAGGCCGCCCTGCTCCTCGCGCGCGCGGCCGGTGTCAGCGGTGCCGGCATTACCCGCCGGCCGGCGCTCATGCCCGCCTGATCTCCCCCGTCTTCCTTCTCCCTTTCCGCGCACACCCTATGCTCGATACGACCTCGCTGCGCGCGACCCAGTTTGCATGGATGGCCGATGATCCCGGCATCTACCTGAATGCGGCATCGGTGGGGCCGATGCCGGAGGCTGCGGTGCGTGAGGCGACGCGCTGGAGTGCGTGGCGCGCCCGTCCGCACGAGATCCCGTTTTCGTCGCTGCTCGATGCGGCCGCGACCGCCCGGCAACAGTTCGCGGCGCTCATCGGTGCCGACCCCGATGAGATCGCGCTCATGCCCAACACCACCTATGGGCTCAATCTCGCGGCCCGCGCATTGCCCCTGCGCCCGGGGGCCATCCTCGCGTTCGACGGCGAGTTCCCCAGCTGCGTGTATCCCTTTCAGGCGCTCGGTTCGCGCGGGGTGACGCTCGAGCTCATGCCGCGCGTCCACGGGCTCCCCGACGAGGACGCGCTCGTTCAGGCGATCGAGCACCGGTCGGATGTGGTAGCGGTCGTCGTGAGCTGGGTGCAGTTCGCGTCGGGGTACGTTGTTGATCTCGAACGGATCGGACGCGCCTGCCGGGCGCGCGGGGTATTCTTCATCGTCGACGGCATTCAGGGATGCGGCGTGCGGCCGCTCGACCTGAACGCCACACCGGTGGACATCTTCGCGAGCGGTGCCCAGAAGTGGCAGCTGGGGCCGTGGGGCACCGGTTTCGTGTATGTGCGCCGCGATCTCGTGACGGCACTGCAGCCGCACGATGTGGGGTGGGCGTGCATGAAGCGCAGCACCGACTACACCCGCCTCACCGACTACGAGTTCGACCTCTTCGACGACGCGCGACGCTTCGAAGTCGTGACGCTGGCCTATCACGACTTCGCCGTGGCCAACGCCGCGACGGCGTTGTTGCTCGAGCTGGGCGTGCCGGCCATTGCCGCGCATCTCGATGCACTGACCGGGCGCCTCACCCAATGGGCGCACGCCCGCGCCGACGTGCGCCTCGTCACCCCGTCCGAGTCCGCGCGTCGCGCGGGCGTCGTATCGTTCGCGCCGGTCGCGCTTGCGTCCATGGCGGCCGCGTTGACCAACGCGCAGGTGCACTTCACCGTGCGGGAGGGGGCCATTCGGCTCTCGCCGCACGTGTACAACACCCTCGACGAGATCGACCGCGTGGTGGCCTTGCTGGACGCCTAGCCGCGAGGGAATTGCGCGTCGGCACTGGACTTGCAACTCCTGACCGCCAGATTGCAGGGGTTGGTCTTCCCTACACCCGATGTCGCGCCCTCCTTCTCTTCGTACCCGCATGGCCCTCGCCGAGCGCACCATCGCCGAGGCGCTGCGTATCCTGACGCCACGCGGAGTGGCGGAGGGGGAGCGTCATGCCACCCTCCCCGCGGGCGAGGCCTTCGGCGCCAACGAGTTGCTGGCGATGGTGGATGAGCAGACGCTCACGGGAGAGCCGCAGAACAATGCCGTGCTCGTCTACGGCCCCGCCCCCATGTTGCTCGAGACGTTGCGCTTCGATGTGTCGCCGGAGGAGTGGCGCCCCTTTGCCCCGTCGCCCGCGCGCGCGTTGCCTGCCGATCGGTTGCGGGTGGGGGCTTTGCGCGGCGGTGTGCTCGTGGCGCTCGCCACGGCCGGTGCGCCGATCGGTAGCCTCTCGCGCCTGCGCGTGCTCGTCTCGCCCGCCTTCCGGCAGATTGGCCTGGGGCACCTGGTGCTGCACCGCGCCGTGCAGGCGCTGCTGCGCGACGGGCTGCTGCCGTACGCGACGCTCGTGTCCACGGATCTGGGTGCCCGCGCGCTGGCACGCGCGGTGGGGTTCGTGAACGTCAGCCGGGCCTTTGGCGGACTGGCGCCGGCGTATTGAACGCACGGCGCCGGTAGGGCGCTCAGGGAACGTGCAGCAGGCCGAACTCGCGTTGTCCCTTCCTGATGAGCAGATATCGACCACGCAGCAGGCGATCGTGATGCACCGTGGGCTGTGCGAGCTTCTCGCCGTTCACGCTGATCCCGCCCTGCTCGAGCAGGCGCTTCGCGGCGCCGCGGGAATCCGCGATGCCCAGCAACTGCAGGGCATGCAGCACATCGACCTCATCCATGGCGGGCTGTGCCACCGGCGCGTAGTCGGCGAACCGGATCTCTGATCGCAGCGCCGTGAGTGCCGCATCCGACAGGCTGGCGGGATCCGCTCTCTCGAAGAGCAGTGCCGACACTTCCTGGGCGGCCCGCGCCGCCTCCTGGCCATGCACGCGTGCCGTCACGTCGTACGCGAGCGCCCGCTGTGCGGCACGCTTCCCCGGATCGCGGCGCACCGCCTCGTCGAGCGCCTCGATCTCCTCCCGGGAGAGCAGGGTGTAGAAGCGCAGGTAGCGCGACACGTCGCGATCGTCGGCGCCCATCCAAAACTGGTAGAACTGGTAGGGCGAGGTGCGGCCGGCGTCGAGCCACACCGAGCCACCGCCGGTGCTCTTGCCGAACTTGGTGCCATCGGCGTTGGTGATGAGCGGGAAGGTGAGCGCGTGCGCGTCCCCACCCTGCGCCTTGCGGATGAGTTCGAGGCCGGCCGTGATGTTGCCCCATTGGTCGCTCCCCCCCATTTGCAGCGTCACCCCTTCACGGCGGTGCAGCTCGAGATAGTCGAACGCCTGCAGCAGCATATAGGTGAACTCGGTGTACGAGATGCCGTTCTCCAGCCGGCTCTTCACCGAATCCTTGGCCATCATGTAGTTCACCGAGAAGTGCTTGCCCGTATCGCGCAGGAACTCGATGAGCGACAGGGAGCAGAGCCAATCGGCATTGTTCACGAGTCTGGCGGCACCCGGTCCCTCGAAATCGAGGAACTTGGCGAGCTGCCGCCGGATCGCCTCCGCGTTGGCGCGGATGGTGTCGAGATCCTGCAGGTTGCGTTCGCTGCTGCGTCCGCTGGGGTCACCGATCATCCCGGTGCCGCCCCCCACCAGGGCGATGGGGCGATGCCCCGCGCGCTGCAGATGCACCAGCCCCATGATCGGCACCAGGTTGCCCACGTGCAGACTCGAGGCGGTTGGATCGAATCCCACGTAGGCGGTGACCTGCCCCGCGGCGAAGGCGGCCGGCAGACCGTCGGTGTGCTGGTGCAGAAGCTCGCGCCAGGCGAGCTCCTCGAGCGGAGCGGAGGTGTTGGTCGTGGCGGACATGCCCGCAAGATAAGCATACCGCCCAACGGTACCGATCCCTTCCCCGGGGTGTACCTTCCACCCTGCTATGGCTCTTTCCACCGTCCTCAAGCGGCGCCCCTGGCTGGGCTGGCTGCTGATGCTCACTGTCTTCGGTGCCGCCATCGGTGCCGGCGGATTGGCGGGTGCCTGGGCCGTCATCTGTCGCGACGGCCGGTGCCCCTCCATTGCCTCGCTCGAGCAGTACGTGCCGCGTCAGACGTCCAAGGTGTACGCGGCCGACGGGCGGTTCGTCACCGAGCTCGGCCTCGAACGCCGTACCCTCA
Coding sequences within:
- a CDS encoding GNAT family N-acetyltransferase, producing the protein MALAERTIAEALRILTPRGVAEGERHATLPAGEAFGANELLAMVDEQTLTGEPQNNAVLVYGPAPMLLETLRFDVSPEEWRPFAPSPARALPADRLRVGALRGGVLVALATAGAPIGSLSRLRVLVSPAFRQIGLGHLVLHRAVQALLRDGLLPYATLVSTDLGARALARAVGFVNVSRAFGGLAPAY
- a CDS encoding aminotransferase class V-fold PLP-dependent enzyme; its protein translation is MLDTTSLRATQFAWMADDPGIYLNAASVGPMPEAAVREATRWSAWRARPHEIPFSSLLDAAATARQQFAALIGADPDEIALMPNTTYGLNLAARALPLRPGAILAFDGEFPSCVYPFQALGSRGVTLELMPRVHGLPDEDALVQAIEHRSDVVAVVVSWVQFASGYVVDLERIGRACRARGVFFIVDGIQGCGVRPLDLNATPVDIFASGAQKWQLGPWGTGFVYVRRDLVTALQPHDVGWACMKRSTDYTRLTDYEFDLFDDARRFEVVTLAYHDFAVANAATALLLELGVPAIAAHLDALTGRLTQWAHARADVRLVTPSESARRAGVVSFAPVALASMAAALTNAQVHFTVREGAIRLSPHVYNTLDEIDRVVALLDA
- a CDS encoding glycosyltransferase, producing the protein MRVLVVASTPEWTAGARLLAQLAAGLAARGDVVAMITALGSAAERAVEQGWPRLSLRSVSGAGGLRQAWSLRGIVTALRPDALLVGSERDAVLAAFAIGTRGGIVRRVAADEYVPRPGTGAVPSPAAAGAAKSAPLPWHARLALARTPITRWGDTRLALGWPSPPVEDTAAHATAIHRLPLTAPAVVLVPGRSHDEGTAAALRTLAHLRTRRPDLRVLLVGATAALQGTRLHAASLDLTAAVEIVPVEALLHHELGYACAAWITAPGDHGALATLAAMQQRLPTVVAVDAPSAELVTHGATGYHVAADNTVVVVAELARLLADVNAQRAVGGAAAARAAREFGWDALVDEAALLLARAAGVSGAGITRRPALMPA
- the tyrS gene encoding tyrosine--tRNA ligase — its product is MSATTNTSAPLEELAWRELLHQHTDGLPAAFAAGQVTAYVGFDPTASSLHVGNLVPIMGLVHLQRAGHRPIALVGGGTGMIGDPSGRSSERNLQDLDTIRANAEAIRRQLAKFLDFEGPGAARLVNNADWLCSLSLIEFLRDTGKHFSVNYMMAKDSVKSRLENGISYTEFTYMLLQAFDYLELHRREGVTLQMGGSDQWGNITAGLELIRKAQGGDAHALTFPLITNADGTKFGKSTGGGSVWLDAGRTSPYQFYQFWMGADDRDVSRYLRFYTLLSREEIEALDEAVRRDPGKRAAQRALAYDVTARVHGQEAARAAQEVSALLFERADPASLSDAALTALRSEIRFADYAPVAQPAMDEVDVLHALQLLGIADSRGAAKRLLEQGGISVNGEKLAQPTVHHDRLLRGRYLLIRKGQREFGLLHVP